One Pseudonocardia sediminis DNA window includes the following coding sequences:
- a CDS encoding acyl-CoA thioesterase encodes MSAHEGDTTGLADSPDVSIPDSDTSGPAPEVAADGRPRGQAVLDDLVGLLDLERLEENLFRGVSPPHSLPRVFGGQVAGQALVAAGRTVPDDRHVHSLHAYFIRPGDPSVPIVYETERVRDGRSFTTRRVLGIQHGEAIFSLSASFQVPQHGLEHTEPLAVDAPDPESLPDLGTRASQGDSSWLTDTPRPLDIRLVEEPVWSARRTGASDGPMRVWMRADGRLPDHQLLHVCLLTYASDLTLLGSVLARHDVASSQVQMASLDHAMWFHEPFRADEWLLYTCYSPSASGGRGLATGRFYTADGRLIASTMQEGLVRLPSGEKPS; translated from the coding sequence ATGTCCGCGCACGAGGGCGACACGACCGGCCTGGCAGACTCCCCGGACGTGAGCATCCCCGACTCGGACACGTCCGGCCCCGCACCCGAGGTCGCCGCCGACGGCAGGCCCCGCGGCCAGGCCGTGCTCGACGACCTCGTCGGGCTCCTGGACCTGGAGCGGCTGGAGGAGAACCTCTTCCGCGGCGTCAGCCCGCCGCACTCGTTGCCGCGGGTGTTCGGCGGTCAGGTCGCGGGACAGGCGCTCGTCGCGGCGGGTCGTACGGTGCCCGACGACCGGCACGTCCACTCGTTGCACGCCTACTTCATCCGGCCGGGCGACCCGAGCGTCCCGATCGTCTACGAGACCGAGCGGGTCCGCGACGGCCGGTCGTTCACCACGCGGCGGGTACTCGGCATCCAGCACGGCGAGGCGATCTTCTCGCTGTCCGCGTCGTTCCAGGTGCCCCAGCACGGTCTCGAGCACACCGAGCCGCTGGCGGTCGACGCCCCCGACCCGGAGTCGTTGCCCGACCTCGGGACCCGGGCGAGCCAGGGCGACAGCAGCTGGCTGACCGACACCCCGCGGCCGCTGGACATCCGCCTGGTCGAGGAGCCGGTCTGGTCGGCGCGGCGCACCGGTGCCTCGGACGGCCCGATGCGGGTCTGGATGCGCGCCGACGGCCGGCTGCCCGACCACCAACTCCTGCACGTCTGCCTGCTCACCTACGCCAGCGACCTGACGCTGCTGGGCTCCGTCCTGGCCCGCCACGACGTGGCGTCCTCGCAGGTCCAGATGGCGAGCCTGGACCACGCGATGTGGTTCCACGAGCCGTTCCGCGCCGACGAGTGGCTGCTCTACACCTGCTACTCGCCGTCCGCGTCCGGCGGGCGTGGGCTGGCCACCGGCCGCTTCTACACCGCCGACGGTCGTCTGATCGCCAGCACGATGCAGGAGGGGCTGGTCCGCCTGCCCTCCGGAGAGAAGCCCTCATGA
- a CDS encoding dienelactone hydrolase family protein gives MTVESDVSIPSLNGGTLPGFLVRPEDTAGSAPHPALLMIYEAFGMTAEMRRIARELAAEGYTVLVPDLFARGKIRALCVAATMNAMNTGKGAALGDLESARRWLVGQPTVDGDRIGTIGFCMGGGFALLLADTGLYKVSAPFYGRAPLPLERACPVVGSYGGRDGFIGDYGDELEADLTRNGVPHDVKTYPEAGHSFMTRTEGVSGAIASRTPMHAEYHEASATDAMNRVLTFFREHL, from the coding sequence ATGACCGTCGAGTCCGACGTCTCGATCCCCAGCCTCAACGGCGGGACGCTGCCCGGTTTCCTGGTCCGCCCGGAGGACACCGCGGGCAGCGCACCGCACCCGGCGCTGCTGATGATCTACGAGGCGTTCGGCATGACCGCCGAGATGCGCCGGATCGCCCGCGAGCTCGCCGCGGAGGGCTACACCGTCCTGGTGCCGGACCTGTTCGCCCGCGGGAAGATCCGGGCGCTGTGCGTGGCCGCGACGATGAACGCCATGAACACCGGCAAGGGCGCGGCCCTCGGGGACCTGGAGTCCGCCCGCCGCTGGCTCGTCGGTCAGCCGACCGTCGACGGCGACCGGATCGGCACGATCGGCTTCTGCATGGGCGGCGGGTTCGCGCTGCTGCTGGCCGACACCGGTCTCTACAAGGTCAGCGCCCCGTTCTACGGCCGCGCCCCGCTGCCGCTGGAGCGCGCCTGCCCGGTGGTCGGCAGCTACGGCGGCCGGGACGGGTTCATCGGGGACTACGGGGACGAGCTCGAAGCCGATCTGACGCGCAACGGCGTCCCGCACGACGTCAAGACCTACCCCGAGGCCGGCCACTCGTTCATGACCCGCACCGAGGGCGTCTCCGGCGCGATCGCGTCCCGGACGCCGATGCACGCCGAGTACCACGAGGCCAGCGCCACCGACGCCATGAACCGCGTCCTGACGTTCTTCCGCGAGCACCTCTGA